The genomic region CGGGCCGAGGATGCGGGCAAACCCTACATGGCGCATTTCCTGCGGTTGGCGCGCAGCGAACCGGTCAAGTTGCAGCGGGGGGCGTAGGTGGTTACGCCACAGTAAGCTTGGGGTTGGGTTCGGGAAGACTGGGCTTTCTTTGGCGCCGTTCCGCCCCCCACCGCTGCCCCACGCGGGGGAGGGAGGTGCGCGGCGGGTGATGTCAGGCAGGTAGCCGGCGCATCAGCCGGAGTTTTCCACCGCCATTCCGGCATTGCCGATCATCAGGTTCCGCCCGGCATAAATGTCGCCCGCAAGCTGCAGGGCAAAGCGGTCCGCGTCGCGGAGGCGCACCTCGTTCAGGGTTTCCTCGACCCTGTCATCCTCGGCCCCAAGGTGGCGCAGTAGTTTTGCGCCCATCAAGATGGCTGATTCGAAGGTTTCGCGCATCGGTTCATCCACCCCCGCCTTGATCAGTTCGATGGAATGGCGGCGGTCGAAGCTGCGGGCGAAGACCGGGATCAGGGGACATTCGTGGCGCAGCATCTCGGCAATGCGAACGGCGGCACCGGGATTGTCGATGGCGATGACAACGGCGCGGGCGTGGGAGGCCCCGGCGGCATGCAGGATGTCCAGCCGGGTGCCATCGCCGAAATAGACCTTGAAACCAAAGTCGCGGGCGGTGGTGATCGCCTCGGGGTCGGTGTCGATGATTGTCAGGCGATGACCCATCCGCAACAGGGGTTGGGTGACCACCTGACCAAAACGGCCAAAGCCGATGAGCAGGACCGCAGCACCGTCATCTTCCGGCGCAGGAAGACCTTCGACCGACACCTGCGGTTTCGGCATCAGCCGGTCATGCAACAGGATGAACAGCGGGGTCATCACCATGGACAGGATGATGACGGCGGTCAGGATGGCGTTTTCCTCAACGTTGATCAGACCGACCGAAAGGGCGGCGGCGTAGAGGACGAAGGCAAACTCACCCCCTTGGGCCATCAGGACCAAACGTTCGACAGCCTCACGATGGCTGGCCTTGAAGGCGCGCGCCACGACGTAGATGGCGAACATCTTCAGCGCCGTCAGCGCGACGACAGCCGTGAGGATCAGTTGCCAGTTGCGGGCAACGACCGACAGGTCCAGCGCCATGCCGACCGCAAGGAAAAAGAGGCCAAGGAGGAGGCCGCGGAACGGCTCGACGTCCGCTTCCAGCTGATGGCGGTAGGAGGATTCCGACAGAAGGACCCCGGCAAGGAACGCCCCCATCGCGGCAGAAAGCCCGCCCACCTGCATCCACAGTGCCGCACCAAGGACGATCAGCAGGGCAGCGGCGGTCATCACCTCGCGCGCTTGGGCGGCGGCGAGGAGCGAGAAGATCGGGTTGAGCAGGTAACGCCCCGCCAGGATCAGCGCGGCGATGGCCCCAAGGCCAAGGGCGATGCCCTGCGCCCGATCGGCAAGGGTGACGGTCTCGCCACCCGGGGCAAGGAAGGCCACCATGGCGAGGAGGGGGACGATGGCAAGGTCTTCCAGCAGCAGGATCGAGACGATGCGCTGGCCCTTCGGGGCCGAGATGTCGCCGCGTTCCTCAAGCATCTGCATGACGATGGCGGTCGAGGTCAGGACAAACCCCGTGCCCGCCACCAGTGCAGGCGCGAAAGGATAGCCAAGGGCGAGCCCGACAAGGGACAGAAGGGCCATCGACAGCAGGACCTGTGCCAGACCGAGGCCGAAGATATCACGCCGCATGGACCACAAGCGCGAGGGCTGCATTTCCAGCCCGATGATGAACAGAAACATCACCACGCCAAGTTCGGCCACATGCAGGATGGCCATGGGATCAGAGAAGAGGCCCGCGCCGTAGGGGCCGATGGCAAGGCCTGCCGCCAGATAGCCAAGGACAGACCCCAGACCCGCGCGCTTGAACAGCGGGACCGCGACGACAGCGGCACCCAGAAGGGTGACGATGGCGGGAAGATCGACGCCTGCGCTTTCAGTGGCCATGGGAACTCCTTTGCCTGTGAAGGGTGGCGGGAAGCGGCGCGCTTGGCAAGCGGACGCCGGGCTATGCGTGTTGTGGCTTTCGGAATATCCTCTGTGCACGAGGTGATGATGCTGCGCCTGTGCTGGCCACTTTTGCTGTGGGGGACTGCCGCTTCGGCAGAGTGTCGGCTGGCGCTGGCGCTTGCCGTGGACGTGTCACGGTCGATTGACGCGGTGGACTACGCGATCCAGACCGAGGGGATGGCGACGGCATTGCAGGACGCCGAGGTGCAGGCGGCGATCTTTTCGCCTGAAGGTAAGGTGGCACTGGCGGTATATTTCTGGAGCGGGTCGGGGCATCAGCAGATGGTGCAGGACTGGGTGCTGCTTGAGGGCCCCGAGGATCTGGACCGCGTGGTCTGGGCACTGCGCGGCACTGTGCGGCCCGACGTGCGCTTGCCAACGGCGCTGGGGGCCGCGCTGGTCTTTGGTGCCGGGCTGATGGCGGAAGCCCCGCCTTGCGCGCGCCGGGTGCTGGATGTGGCGGGCGATGGGCGCAACAACGAAGGGATTTCGGTTCGCACCGCCTATGATCGGGCGGATTTCGGCAGTGTTGTTGTGAATGCGCTGGCCGTGGGCGAACATGAACAGGACGTCACCCGATACTTCCGCGATGAGGTGATCCGGGGGCCGGGGGCCTTTGTCGAAGTGGCACCGCGTCAGGTGGATTATCCGCCGGCAATCCGCCGCAAGCTGTTGCGGGAACTGGAGGGGCCAAAGATCGGGGATGCAGGCCCAGACCGCCTTGGAAAGAATGCGAAATCCTGACCATGCTGTCTTGAGAATGTCATTGACTCGCCCATGTTTGATGGAAACCTGCGAATCATTGAACACTGTATTCGGAGATGTGCATGCGCGGGTTTTTCGCAGCTTTGGCCTTGGGGCTGGCAGTAGGGGCAACACAGGCCGGGACGGCGCTGGCTGACCGGGTTGTGGCCCGAGTTTCAATCTCGTCCCAGACGATGAAGGTCTATCACGAGGGGCGGCATCTGTTCACTTGGTCGGTGTCGACGGCGCGGTCGGGGAAGATCACCCCGACCGGGGTTTACGCGCCCGAGTTCTTGTCCAAGAACCACCGCTCCAGCCGCTATAACAACGCCCCGATGCCCTACGCGATCTTCTACGATGGGCATTACGCGATCCACGGGACCGACCAGATCAAACGGCTTGGGGCGCCTGCCTCGGCTGGCTGCGTGCGGTTGCACCCGGACAATGCGGCGATCCTGTTCCAGATGGTGCGCGCCGAAGGCATGGACAACATGCGGGTCGAGATCGTCCAATAACCCGCGCCTCTTTCTTTCCCGCGCGCGACCCCCTATAGAGCCGGGCTTGAACGGCGCCCCGGGGGTGCCACGCTTGGGAGCGGATGATGCAAGGCTCGGCCAACCTCAACCTGATGATCAAGGCCGCGCGCAAGGCGGGCCGTAGCCTGGTGAAGGACTTTCGCGAGGTCGAGAACCTGCAGGTGTCCACCAAGGGGCCGGGGGATTTCGTGTCCAAGGCCGACCGCGAGGCGGAGCGGTTGATCAAGGAAGAACTGCTGGGCGGGCGGCCGACCTACGGCTGGCTGGGCGAGGAAACCGGGGGCGCGGCGGGGGCTGATCCGACGCGGCGCTGGATCGTTGATCCCTTGGACGGGACCACGAACTTTCTGCACGGGATGCCACATTGGGCCGTGTCGATCGCGCTGGAGCACAAGGGCGAGATCGTGTCGGCTGTGGTTTACGACCCGGCGAAGGATGAGATGTTCTGGGCCGAAAAGGGTTCGGGTTGCTGGCTGAACGACAACCGCCGCCTGCGGGTGTCCGGCCGCCGCGCGATGCATGAGGCGGTCTTTGCGACCGGCGTGCCGTTTGGGGCGAAAAGCACCCTGCCCGCCATGCTGCAGGACTTGGCCCGGTTGATGCCAGCCACGGCGGGTGTGCGGCGCTGGGGCGCGGCGGCGCTGGATCTGGCCTATGTCGCGGCGGGGCGGTTTGATGGGTACTGGGAGCGCGAGCTTTCGGCTTGGGACGTGGCGGCGGGCATCCTGCTGGTCAAGGAAGCCGGTGGCATGGTCGAAGGCCTGCGCAAAGGGCAAGACCCGCTGGATGGCGCGTTGATCGCCGGGAACGATGGTCTGTTTGACGCCTTCGCGGGCGTGATCCGGGGCTGAACGACACGCGGGTGCGCAAAACTTTTCGAAAAGTTTTGCAAAATCCTTCGAAGGATTTTGGCCCCTAGTTCCGGCGGCGGGGAATGATCGGCACGGATGAGCGTGCTGCCTCGAACTGGGTCTCGGGGTGCGGCGGATGGCCTTGGGTCGCTTTCCAGTATCCCTCAGCCCCGCGCCGCAGCCAGAGCGGTACCGTCAGCACCATCCCCGCGATGAAGCCACCCGCATGCGCCCAATACGCAACCCCGCCGGCATCGCTTGGGGTGGACAGGCCGGCGAAGATCTGGATCCCGAACCACAGGCCCAGAACGATCCACGCCGGGATCGCAAATATCCGGAAAAAGATCACGAAGATGAACAGCACATCCACCTTTGCCCGGGGAAACAGCAGTAGATAGCCCCCCATCACCCCGGCAATCGCGCCCGAGGCCCCGACCATCGGGATGACGGAACGCAGGTCGGCAAAAGCCTGCAAGCCAGCGGCGGCAACACCGGCGGCAAGGTAGAAGAACAGGAAGGGAAGATGCCCCATCTCTTCTTCCAGATTGTCGCCATAGATCCACAAAAACAGCATGTTGCCCGCAAGATGCATCCAGCCGCCGTGCAGGAACATCGAGGTGACAATAGTCTCATACCCCTCGCCCGCCATGATGCGGGCGGGGACAAGGCCCCATTCCAGAAAGAAGAACTGCAGCTGGAAGTCGTTCTTGCCGACGAAGTAGCCAAGGAAAACCAGTATGTTGATCGCAATCAGGGCGATCGTCACATAGGGCGTTTTTCCCGAAGGATTATGATCGCGGATCGGAAACATGGGCGGCAGAGTTTCCGATCCGCGGGGGGCCGTCAAGCATCAGCGACAGCGGCCAAAAGCTGCGCGTTGCCGCCTGAGGCGGTGGTGTCGATGCAAAGGTGGCGCTCAAGGCTGACATGGCCTGTGTCGGGGGCGCCGATCAGGGGCAGGATCGCGCCCGCGCGGCTTGCCAGCGACCGCGCATAGGCCCGGCCCGCATCTGTATCGCCCCACCAGAGCGCACCGGAAAACCCGTGGAGTGTGGCCAGCGCTTCGGGTGCAAGGCCGGGGGCTTCGACGGCGTGACCACCCAATCTCCGGACCTCTGCCGCCTGTTCAAGCGCGGCCTCGCGCCCCGGGCCAAGGCAGAGGAGGGGCGCACGAGGGGTCAGCATCAGGCGATTCGATTCGCCGGTCGGGCCGGGAAGGTCGCAGACGACCGGGGCAAGCGCAGGCTGCGGCGCGGCAAGCGCCATGGCAATGTCTTTCACGGTCGTCGTTGCATCGCTGGGGGCGGCTTCCGGCGTCGGGGCTATGGTGAAGCGGCCAAGGTAGTGCGGGCCCCCCGCCTTTGGCCCGGTTCCGGACAGCCCCTCACCGCCAAAGGGTTGGCTGCCGACAACCGCGCCAATCTGGTTGCGGTTGACATAGGTGTTGCCCATGTGGAGCCCGTCGACAATGCGTTGCACCCGATCGTCAATGCGGGAGTGCAGGCCGAAGGTCAGCCCGTAGCCGGTGGCGTTGATCGCCTCGACCACCGCATCAATCTGCTGGGCCTTGAAGGTGGCGATGTGCAGCACCGGGCCAAAGATTTCGCGGGGCATGTCGGCAATGCCGCCAACGGACAGGACGGTGGGGGCGATGAAGGTGCCCTGCCCCGGCGCGGCCAGTTCCTTCAGGATGCGGCCCTCACTTCGGGCAGCGTCGATGTATGACCGGATGCCAGCCTGCGCTTCAGCGTCGATCACCGGGCCCACGTCGGTGGCAAGGTGCCACGGATCGCCAAGAGCAAGGTCGTCCATCGCGCCGAACAGCATTTCGGTGACCGTGTCGGCCACGTCCTCTTGAACATAGAGACAGCGCAGGGCCGAGCAGCGTTGGCCTGCCGATTGGAAGCTGGAGGCAAGGATGTCGCGGACGGCCTGTTCCGGCAGGGCGGTGCTGTCCACCAGCATGGCGTTCAGGCCACCGGTTTCGGCGATAAGGGGGGCTGTGGGATCAAGATGGTCGGCCATGCTGCGCCGAATGGCCTGCGCCGTGGCCGTCGATCCGGTGAAGGCGACACCGTTGACGCGACTGTCACGCGTCAGGGCAGCACCGATGCTGCCATCCCCGGGAAGAAGTTGCAGCGCAGTCTTCGGGACACCTGCGGCGTGAAGATGGTCAATCGCCAGCGTGGCGATCAGGGGGGTCTGTTCAGCCGGTTTCGCCAGCACGGCATTGCCAGCGGCAAGGGCAGCACCGATCTGGCCGCAGAAGATGGCCAAGGGGAAGTTCCACGGGCTGATGCAGGCAAATGTGCCACGGGCCGGGTTTGCAAGCGCTGTGGCCCCGGCGGCGTAATAGCGCAGGAAATCAACCGCTTCCCGCAGTTCGGCGATGGCGTCTGCCAAGGTCTTCCCCGCCTCGCGCGCCAGAAGGGCGAAGATGCGGCCGTGATCGGCCTCAAGCCGGTCAGCGGCGCGGTTGAGGACTGTGGCGCGGTCCGGTGCGGCGGCGGACCATGGCTCGGCCAGTCGCAGGGCGGTGTCTACGTCGGGTTGGGCGGCGGTCAGGACATGGCCCACGAGCGCGCCTGTGGCCGGGTTCAGGACCGTCTGTTGCAGGCCGCCGACAAAACGCCCCGCAAGCCGGGGGGCGGCGTCGAAGGTCACCTCGGCGTGGGCAGAGCGGGCAGCCTCGATCGCCATGAGGTCGGACGCATCGGTCACGTCCCAGCCCTTGCTGTTGCGGCGCGGGGCGAAAAGTCCGGGGCCGGTTGCAAGTGCGGGGCTGGGGATCGCGGTCAGGCCTTCGACCATGGTCAGCGGGCAGGCCGCCACGGTTGCGGGGGGCACGTCCTCATCGACGATCTGGTTGACGAAGCTGGAGTTCGCGCCGTTTTCCAGAAGCCGCCGGACGAGGTAGGCCAACAGGTCACGGTGCGCGCCGACGGGGGCGTAGATGCGGCAGCGGGTGGACTGGTCGGTCAGCACAATGTCATGCAGCCGTTCGCCCATGCCGTGCAGGCGCTGGAATTCGTAGTCGAGAGGGGTGACGCCGATTTCGCCCGCCAAGTGCAGGACTGCGGCCACCGTGTGGGCGTTGTGCGTGGCGAACTGGGGATAGATCCTGTCCGTCAGGGTCAGCAGTTTGCGGGCGTTGGCGATATAGCTGACATCGGTCGCCTGCTTGCGGGTGAAGACCGGGAACGAGGTCAGGCCAAGGACTTGGGCGCGCTTCACCTCGGCGTCCCAATAGGCGCCTTTCACGAGGCGGATCATGATCTTGCGATCAAGCCGGGTGGCAAGGGCGTGGAGCCAGTCGATCACCGCCCCTGCCCTGCGGCCGTAGGCTTGCACGACGACGCCAAAGCCGTCCCAGCCTTTGAGGGCGGGGTCGGAGAGGGTGGCTTCGATCACTTCCAGCGAAAGGGCAAGACGGTCGGCTTCCTCGGCGTCGATGTTGAAGCCGAGGCCGGCGGCTTTGGCAAGGGAGGCCAGCGCGCGGACCCGGGGTACCAGTTCCTCCATCACGCGGGCCCGTTTGGCGACCTCGTAGCGCGGGTGAAGCGCGGAGAGCTTGACCGAAATGCCGGGATTGGTGCGGATGTCATTGCCCTTGGCCGCGCGGGCGATGGCGGTGATCGCGCGGGAGTAACTCAGGTGATAGCGCCGCGCGTCGGCTTCGGTGCGGGCGGCTTCGCCCAGCATGTCGTAGCTGTAGGTATAGCCTTTGGCTTCAAGATCCTGGGCCCGGTCCATCGCCTTGTCGATAGTTTCGCCCAGAACGAAATTCCGTCCCATTTCCTTCATCGCCCGCGACACGGCGGTGCGGATGACCGGTTCGCCCAGACGCTTTACCGCGGCGCGGAGGTGGCGGGTGATGCCGCCTTCGGCATCGTCCAGCACCTTTCCGGTCAGCATCAGCGCCCAGGTGGAGGCGTTGACGAGGCTGGAGGCGGATTTGCCCAGATGGCGGCCCCAGTCAGAGGGGGCGATCTTGTCTTCGATCAGGGCATCCATCGTTTCGGCATCGGGGACGCGGAGCAGCGCCTCGGCCAGACACATCAGGGCGATGCCCTCGTCGGTGGAAAGGCCATATTCGGCCAGAAACACCTCCATCAACCCGGGCTTGGCGCTGGCGCGGATGCGGGTGACAAGGTCGGCCCCGCTGGCGGTAATTTTTGCGCGCGC from Tabrizicola piscis harbors:
- a CDS encoding monovalent cation:proton antiporter-2 (CPA2) family protein yields the protein MATESAGVDLPAIVTLLGAAVVAVPLFKRAGLGSVLGYLAAGLAIGPYGAGLFSDPMAILHVAELGVVMFLFIIGLEMQPSRLWSMRRDIFGLGLAQVLLSMALLSLVGLALGYPFAPALVAGTGFVLTSTAIVMQMLEERGDISAPKGQRIVSILLLEDLAIVPLLAMVAFLAPGGETVTLADRAQGIALGLGAIAALILAGRYLLNPIFSLLAAAQAREVMTAAALLIVLGAALWMQVGGLSAAMGAFLAGVLLSESSYRHQLEADVEPFRGLLLGLFFLAVGMALDLSVVARNWQLILTAVVALTALKMFAIYVVARAFKASHREAVERLVLMAQGGEFAFVLYAAALSVGLINVEENAILTAVIILSMVMTPLFILLHDRLMPKPQVSVEGLPAPEDDGAAVLLIGFGRFGQVVTQPLLRMGHRLTIIDTDPEAITTARDFGFKVYFGDGTRLDILHAAGASHARAVVIAIDNPGAAVRIAEMLRHECPLIPVFARSFDRRHSIELIKAGVDEPMRETFESAILMGAKLLRHLGAEDDRVEETLNEVRLRDADRFALQLAGDIYAGRNLMIGNAGMAVENSG
- a CDS encoding DUF1194 domain-containing protein — its product is MRVVAFGISSVHEVMMLRLCWPLLLWGTAASAECRLALALAVDVSRSIDAVDYAIQTEGMATALQDAEVQAAIFSPEGKVALAVYFWSGSGHQQMVQDWVLLEGPEDLDRVVWALRGTVRPDVRLPTALGAALVFGAGLMAEAPPCARRVLDVAGDGRNNEGISVRTAYDRADFGSVVVNALAVGEHEQDVTRYFRDEVIRGPGAFVEVAPRQVDYPPAIRRKLLRELEGPKIGDAGPDRLGKNAKS
- a CDS encoding L,D-transpeptidase; amino-acid sequence: MRGFFAALALGLAVGATQAGTALADRVVARVSISSQTMKVYHEGRHLFTWSVSTARSGKITPTGVYAPEFLSKNHRSSRYNNAPMPYAIFYDGHYAIHGTDQIKRLGAPASAGCVRLHPDNAAILFQMVRAEGMDNMRVEIVQ
- a CDS encoding inositol monophosphatase family protein, with product MQGSANLNLMIKAARKAGRSLVKDFREVENLQVSTKGPGDFVSKADREAERLIKEELLGGRPTYGWLGEETGGAAGADPTRRWIVDPLDGTTNFLHGMPHWAVSIALEHKGEIVSAVVYDPAKDEMFWAEKGSGCWLNDNRRLRVSGRRAMHEAVFATGVPFGAKSTLPAMLQDLARLMPATAGVRRWGAAALDLAYVAAGRFDGYWERELSAWDVAAGILLVKEAGGMVEGLRKGQDPLDGALIAGNDGLFDAFAGVIRG
- a CDS encoding rhomboid family intramembrane serine protease, which encodes MFPIRDHNPSGKTPYVTIALIAINILVFLGYFVGKNDFQLQFFFLEWGLVPARIMAGEGYETIVTSMFLHGGWMHLAGNMLFLWIYGDNLEEEMGHLPFLFFYLAAGVAAAGLQAFADLRSVIPMVGASGAIAGVMGGYLLLFPRAKVDVLFIFVIFFRIFAIPAWIVLGLWFGIQIFAGLSTPSDAGGVAYWAHAGGFIAGMVLTVPLWLRRGAEGYWKATQGHPPHPETQFEAARSSVPIIPRRRN
- the putA gene encoding bifunctional proline dehydrogenase/L-glutamate gamma-semialdehyde dehydrogenase PutA, which codes for MHTDSALSSRSVIQTESLADETGLVRRLVAEAALDAPARAKITASGADLVTRIRASAKPGLMEVFLAEYGLSTDEGIALMCLAEALLRVPDAETMDALIEDKIAPSDWGRHLGKSASSLVNASTWALMLTGKVLDDAEGGITRHLRAAVKRLGEPVIRTAVSRAMKEMGRNFVLGETIDKAMDRAQDLEAKGYTYSYDMLGEAARTEADARRYHLSYSRAITAIARAAKGNDIRTNPGISVKLSALHPRYEVAKRARVMEELVPRVRALASLAKAAGLGFNIDAEEADRLALSLEVIEATLSDPALKGWDGFGVVVQAYGRRAGAVIDWLHALATRLDRKIMIRLVKGAYWDAEVKRAQVLGLTSFPVFTRKQATDVSYIANARKLLTLTDRIYPQFATHNAHTVAAVLHLAGEIGVTPLDYEFQRLHGMGERLHDIVLTDQSTRCRIYAPVGAHRDLLAYLVRRLLENGANSSFVNQIVDEDVPPATVAACPLTMVEGLTAIPSPALATGPGLFAPRRNSKGWDVTDASDLMAIEAARSAHAEVTFDAAPRLAGRFVGGLQQTVLNPATGALVGHVLTAAQPDVDTALRLAEPWSAAAPDRATVLNRAADRLEADHGRIFALLAREAGKTLADAIAELREAVDFLRYYAAGATALANPARGTFACISPWNFPLAIFCGQIGAALAAGNAVLAKPAEQTPLIATLAIDHLHAAGVPKTALQLLPGDGSIGAALTRDSRVNGVAFTGSTATAQAIRRSMADHLDPTAPLIAETGGLNAMLVDSTALPEQAVRDILASSFQSAGQRCSALRCLYVQEDVADTVTEMLFGAMDDLALGDPWHLATDVGPVIDAEAQAGIRSYIDAARSEGRILKELAAPGQGTFIAPTVLSVGGIADMPREIFGPVLHIATFKAQQIDAVVEAINATGYGLTFGLHSRIDDRVQRIVDGLHMGNTYVNRNQIGAVVGSQPFGGEGLSGTGPKAGGPHYLGRFTIAPTPEAAPSDATTTVKDIAMALAAPQPALAPVVCDLPGPTGESNRLMLTPRAPLLCLGPGREAALEQAAEVRRLGGHAVEAPGLAPEALATLHGFSGALWWGDTDAGRAYARSLASRAGAILPLIGAPDTGHVSLERHLCIDTTASGGNAQLLAAVADA